One genomic segment of Ictalurus punctatus breed USDA103 chromosome 4, Coco_2.0, whole genome shotgun sequence includes these proteins:
- the mgat4c gene encoding alpha-1,3-mannosyl-glycoprotein 4-beta-N-acetylglucosaminyltransferase C, which produces MPVPISPEISSSRLDGLSDSVSIMRLLLKNLDKMRCLRKRATIPFLVILITFLLFMNLYMEDGYVLEEDKRQLREVSMHPLNSERYVHTFKDITNFSGTINVTYRYLAGTPLPRKKYLTIGLSSVKRKRGNYLLETIKSIFDQSSYEELKEIVVVVHLADFDLAWCESLVQEITRKFGHHIIAGRLLVIHAPEEYYPSLDGLKRNYNDPEDRVRFRSKQNVDYAFLLNFCTNLSHFYMMLEDDVRCSRNFLTALKKVVTSREGSYWVTLEFSKLGYIGKLYHSRDLPRLAHFLLMFYQEMPCDWLLIHFRGLLAQKEVIRFKPSLFQHMGYYSSYKGAENKLKDDDFEEDSLDIPDNPPATLYTNINVFESYDAAKAYSSVDEYFWGKAPSTGDFYVIVFNKPTKISKIKISTGTDDRQNDILHHGALEVGEKLVGTKKGRQCSTYITLGEFKHGNIEVHNVDHKIAFDIECVRIVVTANQKEWLIIRSISLWTTQPPNQ; this is translated from the exons GTCTGAGTGATAGTGTCTCCATCATGAGGCTTCTGTTAAAGAACCTGGATAAAATGAGATGTTTACGCAAGCGTGCAACCATCCCCTTTTTGGTGATTCTCATCACTTTTCTGCTCTTCATGAACCTTTACATGGAGGATGGCTATGTGCTG GAGGAGGATAAACGGCAGCTGAGGGAGGTTTCGATGCACCCGCTAAATTCTGAACGATATGTTCACACCTTCAAAGACATCACCAATTTTTCTGGAACCATTAACGTGACATATCGCTACCTTGCTGGGACACCGTTGCCTcgaaaaa AGTACCTCACGATTGGGTTGTCATCAGTGAAAAGAAAACGAGGAAATTACCTTTTGGAGACCATTAAATCAATTTTTGACCAGTCCAGCTATGAAGAGCTCAAAGAGATTGTAGTTGTGGTTCACTTAGCGGATTTTGACCTGGCTTGGTGTGAGAGTTTGGTTCAGGAGATCACACGCAAATTTGGACATCACATAATTGCTGGACGTCTACTGGTTATTCATGCGCCTGAGGAATACTACCCGTCTCTTGATGGGCTGAAGCGAAACTACAACGACCCTGAGGATAGAGTTCGGTTCCGTTCCAAGCAGAATGTAGACTATGCTTTCCTCCTCAACTTCTGCACCAACCTCTCCCACTTCTATATGATGCTAGAGGATGATGTGCGATGCTCACGGAATTTTCTCACTGCTCTAAAGAAAGTAGTCACTTCCAGAGAGGGGTCGTACTGGGTCACGCTGGAGTTCTCCAAGCTGGGCTACATCGGGAAGCTTTACCACTCTAGGGATCTTCCCAGACTTGCACACTTTCTGCTCATGTTCTATCAAGAGATGCCTTGTGATTGGCTGCTGATTCATTTCCGAGGCCTGTTGGCCCAGAAGGAAGTGATTCGCTTCAAGCCATCACTTTTCCAACACATGGGCTACTACTCATCATACAAGGGGGCTGAAAATAAACTGAAGGATGATGACTTTGAGGAGGACTCACTCGATATCCCAGACAACCCCCCTGCCACACTGTACACTAACATCAATGTGTTTGAGAGCTATGATGCTGCCAAAGCTTACAGCAGTGTGGATGAGTACTTCTGGGGCAAGGCTCCTTCCACTGGGGACTTTTATGTCATAGTGTTCAACAAGCCGACAAAAATCAGCAAAATTAAAATCAGCACTGGAACAGATGACCGTCAGAATGACATTTTGCATCATGGAGCATTAGAAGTTGGAGAGAAACTGGTGGGAACAAAAAAAGGCAGGCAGTGCTCCACCTACATCACGTTAGGAGAATTTAAACATGGGAACATTGAGGTTCACAATGTGGACCATAAAATTGCTTTTGATATTGAGTGCGTTCGCATTGTGGTCACAGCAAACCAGAAGGAATGGCTGATTATCAGAAGTATAAGCCTGTGGACTACTCAGCCTCCAAATCAGTGA